From one Luteipulveratus mongoliensis genomic stretch:
- a CDS encoding phage tail tip lysozyme, with protein sequence MRLSSLTRRTTLALAPLATLGIVGAGIIAPSAAQAAGRDGVCDSGEFCYYYNSNQAGSISDFTGDIADYGATQPSCYDFKGAGAGKGLCVKNNAASVWNKSSKPVTVYFNSDYGGSSQTIAAGTKANLNSTLKNNNASHRSYSNNQLAAFNFFVGIGYTKKQAAGVVGNLMQESGTSVNPNANQSGGAGRGIAQWSTGGRWDTSANDNVVWYANKLGMSPWSLTLQLKFIQYELNTFSTYGKGPLVASTTVDTAVVVFQDYFERCGTCNTAARKTYAHQVYDNYA encoded by the coding sequence ATGAGATTAAGTTCACTGACTCGCCGTACGACCTTGGCCCTTGCTCCACTCGCGACCCTCGGGATCGTGGGGGCCGGCATCATCGCACCGTCGGCGGCGCAAGCCGCCGGGCGTGACGGAGTCTGCGACAGCGGCGAGTTCTGCTACTACTACAACAGCAATCAGGCCGGCTCGATCTCCGACTTCACCGGCGACATTGCTGACTACGGCGCCACCCAGCCCAGCTGTTACGACTTCAAGGGTGCCGGCGCCGGCAAGGGCCTCTGCGTCAAGAACAACGCGGCCTCGGTCTGGAACAAGTCCAGCAAGCCGGTCACGGTGTACTTCAACAGCGACTACGGCGGCTCCAGCCAGACGATCGCGGCCGGCACCAAGGCCAACCTGAACTCCACCCTGAAGAACAACAACGCCTCTCACCGGTCCTACTCGAACAACCAGCTGGCCGCGTTCAACTTCTTCGTGGGCATCGGCTACACCAAGAAGCAGGCTGCCGGCGTGGTGGGCAACCTGATGCAGGAGTCCGGCACGAGCGTCAACCCGAACGCCAACCAGTCGGGCGGAGCCGGTCGCGGCATCGCCCAGTGGAGCACCGGCGGGCGTTGGGACACCTCCGCCAACGACAACGTCGTCTGGTACGCCAACAAGCTCGGCATGTCGCCCTGGTCACTGACGTTGCAGCTGAAATTCATTCAGTACGAGCTGAATACGTTCAGTACCTACGGCAAGGGTCCGCTCGTGGCGTCCACGACGGTCGACACGGCCGTGGTGGTCTTCCAGGACTACTTCGAGCGATGCGGCACCTGCAACACCGCCGCCCGCAAGACGTACGCCCACCAGGTCTACGACAACTACGCGTAA